The DNA region AAATTTGAGGACATCCGTGAATTAAATGGAAACGATATACCAACTTCAACTGTTTGGGTCGGAGGCTTCCCATGCCAAGACTTATCACTTGCTCGAATGGGCAAACGAGCAGGACTTAAAGGAAGTCGGTCTGGACTCTTTCATGAGTTTGCTCGATTGGTTGGAGAAAGTAAGCCCCGAATTCTTGTTATCGAAAACGTTGCAGGCCTCCTTAGCTCCCACAAAGGAGAAGATTTCGCAGTCCTGCTCAGCACGTTGGCCGAACTCGGGTATGCTGTTGGGTGGCGTACTTTTAACAGCAAAAACTTCGGAGTCCCCCAGTCGCGTCAAAGAGTCTACATTGTCGGATGTTATCGAGACGGGTGCGGTCCATCAGAAATACTTTTTGAGCCCCAACGCAGCCCGAGGGATTCTGCGAAGGGCGGACAGAATGGGAAGAAACCTAAAACCGCATTTCAGGAAGTCATTGGAGATCCTTGCGGCGACGGACCAGTAATTCAGTCAATTGCCTATTGCCTTTACGCTACATCTGCTCGGCACACTGGCACGGATTGGAGCCGCAACTATGTATGTTACCCGAAGATTGGAATGGTACGCCGGCTGGTTCCCTCAGAGTGCGAAGGTGTGATGGCCTTTCCTCGAGGATGGACCATCCCGCCAAGCCATAGACTTGAAGGCGACGACCTCGATTCAGCCCGATACCACGCACTCGGAAATGCCGTTACTCCCCCGGTTGCTGAGTGGCTGGCATATAGAATTAGGAACTATCTAGAGGGGAAATCAGCCTGGCAGTGAGTCGTTATATTGCTCGAGGTATGAAGGATCAGGCCAAAGGTGCCGGTCTAATGGGAAACGACTCTCCGGCAGGGCACCTACCAAGCCTTTAAAGCCATCAAGACGAATTAGTCCTTCCTTTTCAGCTTCTAACGCTCGGCTACCTAGCGATAGCATGTACTCTTGGGTCGATTTTATGAAATCAAGACGAAGAACTCCTTGATCAAAAGCCCAATGGCAGAGCTTGTTTAAGCAAAGGCCGTTGTTCACTGAATTTAAGTCGAATTGCGCCCAAGGCAGAATATGCGCTGAGTCAACCCCTGGGCTTGAAACATAGTCTGACTTGGGTAAAAAATCTCCAGTGAACAAACAGGTATTGCGATAGGCCTCCTTCACGTGT from Wenzhouxiangella sp. AB-CW3 includes:
- the dcm gene encoding DNA (cytosine-5-)-methyltransferase, encoding MSDLLCASLSDMIRLDTDRYLEHDFMRLTKAAQEIGVSPITLKRWLLSGKVEDVARDKNNWRHFREEDIYRIKAYHLSGTSEALEIREPGPFDHKVASFFSGIGGFEIGFEKAGFTTSMQCEIEPFCREILTKHWPDTPKFEDIRELNGNDIPTSTVWVGGFPCQDLSLARMGKRAGLKGSRSGLFHEFARLVGESKPRILVIENVAGLLSSHKGEDFAVLLSTLAELGYAVGWRTFNSKNFGVPQSRQRVYIVGCYRDGCGPSEILFEPQRSPRDSAKGGQNGKKPKTAFQEVIGDPCGDGPVIQSIAYCLYATSARHTGTDWSRNYVCYPKIGMVRRLVPSECEGVMAFPRGWTIPPSHRLEGDDLDSARYHALGNAVTPPVAEWLAYRIRNYLEGKSAWQ